A portion of the Parcubacteria group bacterium genome contains these proteins:
- a CDS encoding GTP pyrophosphokinase, translating into MRKRTLADAIALCVRLHGNQKDKAGDIYYLHPLRVMLNPLLKTKKERMTAALHDTWEDCGLTAELMRGLGYDEDVIEALEYLTKRPEEKGSDEGYFAFIERIRKGPILARKVKIADLEDNSDLSRFTNPTEEDITRRLKYHRARRILKDSLPA; encoded by the coding sequence ATGCGAAAGCGGACATTAGCCGACGCAATTGCGCTTTGTGTACGACTTCACGGTAATCAGAAAGACAAAGCGGGGGACATTTATTATTTGCACCCCCTACGAGTGATGTTGAATCCTCTCTTAAAGACAAAGAAGGAACGCATGACCGCGGCGCTTCACGACACGTGGGAAGATTGTGGTCTCACTGCGGAGTTGATGCGTGGTCTGGGCTATGACGAAGACGTGATAGAAGCGCTTGAGTACCTAACGAAGCGCCCTGAAGAAAAGGGCAGCGACGAGGGGTATTTCGCCTTCATTGAAAGAATTCGGAAAGGTCCGATCCTTGCCCGGAAGGTCAAGATTGCGGACTTGGAAGACAATTCAGATCTTTCGAGGTTCACCAATCCGACTGAAGAAGATATTACGCGCCGTCTCAAGTACCATCGCGCGCGGCGGATCCTCAAGGATTCATTGCCAGCTTAG
- a CDS encoding substrate-binding domain-containing protein: MVKRRALFAIAVAVALGGVALPAEARDQIRVVGSSTVFPFMTAVAESFGRVAGAKTPVVESTGTGGGFRLFCAGVGEAHPDVTGASRAITASEKTSCKNNGVTDVVEVKIGFDGIVLANSRQAPMMAVSIPQLWLALAREVPNAAGQLVPNPHRMWSDIDRSLPNKRIEVMGPPPTSGTRDAFVELVMTPGCAANPAMRVVQQANAARYMAACATLREDGAWIDAGENDILIVRRLQANRDAFGVFGYSFLAQNLDQVQGSIVGGVAPTFASIATGAYPVSRPLYFYVKKQHANGIVPGIEVFVREWTEERTWGPDGYLADRGLIPLPDADRNAERTSARALRTIGM, translated from the coding sequence ATGGTAAAGAGAAGGGCTCTTTTTGCTATTGCAGTAGCGGTTGCCTTGGGTGGTGTTGCTCTGCCCGCAGAGGCGCGTGACCAGATCCGTGTCGTCGGGTCTTCGACGGTATTTCCGTTTATGACCGCCGTCGCTGAGTCATTTGGGCGCGTAGCGGGGGCAAAAACACCCGTCGTCGAAAGCACTGGAACGGGCGGAGGTTTCCGCCTCTTCTGTGCCGGCGTTGGCGAGGCGCACCCCGATGTCACGGGCGCCTCCCGAGCCATCACCGCTTCCGAGAAAACGTCCTGCAAGAACAATGGAGTCACCGACGTGGTTGAGGTCAAGATTGGGTTCGACGGTATCGTCCTTGCAAACTCTCGCCAAGCACCCATGATGGCCGTGAGTATTCCGCAATTGTGGCTTGCGCTCGCGCGCGAAGTTCCCAATGCGGCTGGACAACTGGTACCCAATCCGCACCGTATGTGGTCCGACATCGACCGCTCGTTGCCGAACAAGCGTATCGAAGTTATGGGTCCGCCGCCGACATCGGGCACTCGTGATGCGTTCGTGGAGCTCGTGATGACACCCGGCTGTGCTGCGAATCCAGCAATGCGGGTCGTCCAGCAAGCTAATGCGGCGCGCTACATGGCCGCATGCGCAACCCTTCGCGAAGACGGCGCATGGATTGACGCGGGCGAGAACGATATCTTGATCGTCCGTCGACTCCAGGCGAACCGAGACGCCTTCGGTGTCTTCGGGTACAGCTTCTTGGCGCAGAACCTCGATCAGGTGCAGGGGAGTATCGTCGGAGGAGTCGCCCCGACGTTTGCGTCCATCGCTACGGGGGCGTATCCTGTCTCGCGGCCGCTCTACTTCTACGTGAAGAAGCAGCACGCGAACGGAATCGTTCCGGGTATCGAAGTGTTCGTCCGTGAATGGACCGAGGAGCGTACATGGGGGCCCGACGGTTACTTGGCCGACCGTGGCCTGATTCCGCTCCCCGATGCCGATCGAAATGCGGAGCGCACTTCCGCTCGCGCACTACGAACTATCGGTATGTAG
- a CDS encoding class I SAM-dependent methyltransferase codes for MKTVDFVWSKIINARVPQDAPDAVASQSRAHLFDEIYKKHKWLFGSGSGSVAVLNRPYIRFVNSVLEKHSDIHTVVDIGCGDWQIGQNLELGNKDYVGCDISRFILEKTKQKFASPRRRFIHLDAVTDELPQGDLVIVRDVLQHLSNKEVARVLSKLGKYKYAIIQNDIRSGGTRNRDIRTGDFRQLDITAPPFNATRYHLSFVYTSGWLNLANPLLTLARAPLFKKGIFTNLPEYLSKQRS; via the coding sequence ATGAAAACAGTCGACTTTGTATGGTCCAAGATCATTAATGCACGAGTGCCCCAAGACGCTCCTGACGCTGTTGCCAGTCAATCAAGGGCGCACCTTTTTGATGAGATTTACAAAAAACATAAGTGGCTCTTTGGTTCCGGTTCGGGGTCGGTCGCTGTACTCAATAGACCCTATATCAGATTTGTTAACTCCGTCTTAGAGAAGCATTCGGACATACACACAGTTGTCGATATCGGCTGTGGCGACTGGCAGATTGGGCAAAATCTTGAGTTGGGGAATAAGGACTATGTGGGGTGTGATATCTCTCGGTTTATTCTCGAAAAAACTAAGCAGAAGTTTGCTTCTCCCAGGCGACGCTTCATACATCTCGATGCGGTAACGGACGAGCTTCCCCAAGGAGACCTTGTCATCGTGCGTGATGTGCTTCAGCATCTCTCGAACAAGGAAGTAGCACGCGTCTTGTCGAAGCTCGGGAAATACAAATATGCGATTATCCAGAACGATATCCGAAGTGGGGGTACTCGAAATAGAGATATTAGAACGGGCGATTTTCGCCAGCTCGATATTACCGCGCCGCCTTTTAATGCCACGAGGTACCACCTCTCATTTGTATACACGAGCGGGTGGCTTAACCTTGCGAATCCGCTACTCACGCTCGCCCGTGCACCCTTGTTTAAAAAAGGTATTTTCACAAACTTGCCGGAATATTTGTCGAAACAAAGAAGTTGA
- a CDS encoding SPFH domain-containing protein, with translation MKAVIATVAAGIALFLLCMALWLTGILPSAHPTAGEETVLIRKPIIFGDGGIDPVPVKAGRKLLAWTTQRVNVDMRPQQFVAHFDDFMSNDGVPLDFDAVIRLQVLDSVRIIEKFGPDWYKNNVAAEFNNRIRQAVRKHGMNEVAIETTAIDAIDTEVSLAMETYIKDAGIPIRLVQVTIGKANPPDAVKTQRIETATQQQAILTQQQRKLAEDQRKAAEQSRAEADKAYQKEMGLTTEQFVMLEWLKAFRGVCEGGKCTVVTQGAATPVVNVGR, from the coding sequence ATGAAAGCAGTGATTGCTACAGTTGCGGCGGGCATCGCACTCTTCCTCCTATGTATGGCGCTTTGGTTGACTGGCATCTTGCCATCTGCGCACCCGACCGCCGGCGAGGAGACCGTCCTCATCCGGAAGCCGATCATCTTCGGCGATGGCGGGATCGATCCGGTTCCGGTCAAGGCGGGGCGCAAGCTCCTTGCATGGACGACGCAACGTGTCAACGTCGACATGCGACCCCAGCAGTTCGTCGCACACTTCGACGACTTCATGTCGAACGACGGCGTGCCGCTCGACTTCGACGCGGTCATCCGGCTTCAGGTCCTGGACTCGGTGCGCATCATCGAGAAGTTCGGCCCAGACTGGTACAAGAACAACGTCGCGGCCGAATTCAACAATCGCATCCGTCAGGCCGTTCGCAAACACGGCATGAACGAGGTCGCGATCGAGACGACTGCCATCGACGCAATCGATACGGAAGTCAGCCTCGCCATGGAGACGTACATCAAGGACGCGGGCATTCCGATTCGCTTGGTCCAGGTCACCATCGGCAAGGCGAATCCGCCGGACGCTGTGAAGACGCAGCGCATCGAGACGGCGACGCAGCAGCAGGCGATTCTGACCCAGCAGCAGCGCAAGCTCGCCGAGGATCAGCGCAAGGCGGCGGAACAGAGCCGCGCAGAAGCCGACAAGGCCTACCAGAAGGAGATGGGTCTCACGACTGAGCAGTTCGTGATGCTTGAGTGGCTGAAGGCGTTCCGCGGTGTTTGTGAGGGCGGGAAGTGCACCGTCGTCACCCAGGGCGCCGCCACGCCGGTCGTCAACGTCGGCCGGTAA
- a CDS encoding sodium:proton antiporter encodes MGLFNVLALLLVVTAVLSYVNYAYIKLPKTLGLMLISLVFSMSLAALDLLGLEFIPEMARNAVGAIDFSEAILKIVLCFLLFAGALHINLNAFFEQRWAIGVLSTVSVCISAAIIGVGAYFLFPLFGFEIPFVACFLFGALISPTDPIAVLALLKHSKMPDDSIRMKIAGESLLNDGAGIVLFLVFFGVFMGTATFSVDYVLTTLLRESFGGIIYGLAIGWIAFQFIKRVDNYHIEILMSLALVAGGYALANLLHVSGPLAIVTAGLFIGNHGRNFGMSDETRAHLDLFWEVIDDMLNAALFVLVGLQALLLNVKLGYILAGLSAIPLVLSARFLSVWAASVLTGVVKKFSEHAVLILTWGGLRGGVSFALALALPHGEVRDALIIITYVVVIFSIVQGLSMGTLLKFLRV; translated from the coding sequence ATGGGACTCTTTAACGTTCTAGCACTACTCCTTGTCGTCACAGCCGTCTTGAGCTATGTGAACTATGCGTACATAAAGCTCCCCAAGACTCTGGGGCTCATGTTGATCTCCCTCGTCTTCTCAATGTCATTGGCGGCGCTGGATCTCTTGGGGCTCGAGTTCATTCCGGAGATGGCAAGGAATGCTGTGGGTGCTATCGATTTCAGTGAAGCAATCTTAAAGATCGTACTTTGTTTCCTCTTGTTTGCCGGAGCATTGCACATCAACCTAAACGCATTCTTTGAGCAGCGCTGGGCGATTGGTGTGCTCTCAACCGTGAGCGTCTGCATTTCAGCCGCGATCATCGGCGTTGGGGCGTACTTTCTTTTCCCACTTTTCGGATTCGAGATTCCGTTCGTGGCGTGCTTCCTTTTTGGAGCGCTCATCTCGCCCACTGATCCGATCGCAGTCTTGGCGCTTCTCAAGCATTCGAAAATGCCCGATGATAGCATTCGGATGAAGATTGCCGGCGAGTCGCTCTTGAACGACGGAGCCGGCATTGTGCTCTTCTTGGTCTTTTTCGGGGTTTTCATGGGGACTGCGACTTTCTCGGTTGATTATGTGCTTACGACGCTACTCCGCGAGTCGTTCGGCGGCATCATTTACGGTCTTGCCATCGGCTGGATTGCCTTCCAATTCATTAAGCGCGTCGACAATTACCACATTGAGATTTTGATGTCGCTTGCACTTGTCGCGGGAGGCTACGCACTTGCGAATCTGCTTCATGTGTCTGGACCGCTTGCGATTGTGACTGCCGGACTTTTCATTGGCAACCATGGTCGCAACTTCGGCATGTCAGATGAGACACGTGCACATCTCGACCTCTTTTGGGAGGTGATCGATGACATGTTGAATGCCGCACTCTTTGTACTCGTCGGCCTCCAGGCGCTTCTCTTGAACGTTAAGCTCGGGTATATCCTCGCCGGTTTGTCGGCGATACCACTCGTGCTTTCGGCACGATTCCTCTCTGTCTGGGCCGCTTCTGTGCTCACAGGAGTAGTGAAGAAGTTTAGCGAACATGCAGTGCTCATTCTCACATGGGGAGGGCTGCGCGGCGGCGTCTCATTTGCGCTTGCCTTGGCGCTCCCACACGGAGAGGTGAGGGATGCCCTCATCATCATTACCTACGTCGTGGTGATCTTCTCAATTGTTCAGGGGTTGAGCATGGGGACGCTTCTCAAGTTCTTAAGGGTTTGA
- a CDS encoding adenylosuccinate synthetase, whose translation MTRKAFIVTGLGYGDEGKGTTTHWLSRKHKAHTVIRTGGPQALHHVVCRDGREHVFSQFGSGTFEGAGTHLSKHMLVDPAAILKEEEWLREKSGVRGALDIMTIHEDALVITPFQAIAGRVRELMRGQGRRGSVGIGVGETVLDSEVLNDGAIRIKDLHNTDLLREKLEAIQRCKWTEFEEFADRASTVPPDVRHRVLAELADMEDSDTVEWAVERFGDLVGQVRIVDDTYVAEKILGREGTVVFEGSQGVLLDRYQGFHPHTTKVRTIPQMAQSILRECDYDGAVQSLGILRAYHTRHGGGPFVTEASELALELPDAVNKEHPWQGNFRVGHFDMLAARYALEACGPGAIDDLVITCLDRIWSRGSWQVCDAYDIVDNVPDAEHLLKIDRGIVTGIKARKDAEGAEHLQRQEKLGQALLKCRPKLTTHVIPSGNAKESFIDLCVSTIQKNLGVPVAAVSIGPTEQDKIDITKGQ comes from the coding sequence ATGACGAGAAAAGCGTTTATAGTGACAGGACTCGGGTATGGAGATGAAGGCAAGGGTACTACGACGCACTGGTTGTCGCGCAAGCACAAAGCGCACACAGTGATTCGCACAGGCGGGCCGCAAGCCCTGCATCACGTGGTGTGTAGAGATGGCAGAGAGCACGTCTTCTCGCAGTTTGGCTCCGGCACATTTGAGGGTGCAGGTACGCATCTCTCGAAGCATATGCTCGTCGATCCGGCTGCGATACTTAAAGAAGAAGAATGGTTGCGAGAGAAGAGTGGTGTTCGCGGTGCATTGGACATCATGACCATTCACGAAGACGCTCTTGTCATCACTCCATTTCAAGCCATTGCCGGCCGTGTCCGCGAACTCATGCGTGGCCAGGGGCGACGCGGCTCTGTCGGTATTGGTGTCGGCGAGACGGTGCTTGACTCCGAAGTCTTGAACGATGGAGCTATTAGGATCAAGGATTTGCATAACACTGATCTGCTACGAGAGAAATTGGAAGCCATTCAGCGCTGCAAATGGACGGAGTTCGAGGAATTTGCGGATCGCGCAAGCACTGTTCCACCCGATGTGCGCCATCGTGTCCTTGCCGAACTTGCAGACATGGAAGATTCCGATACCGTCGAGTGGGCAGTCGAACGCTTCGGTGACCTTGTGGGGCAGGTGCGCATTGTCGACGATACATACGTGGCAGAAAAGATACTTGGTAGAGAGGGGACAGTAGTCTTTGAGGGTTCTCAAGGAGTACTCCTCGATCGGTATCAGGGCTTTCATCCGCATACGACGAAAGTGCGCACGATTCCCCAAATGGCGCAGAGCATCTTGCGCGAATGCGACTATGATGGAGCTGTGCAAAGTTTGGGCATTCTCCGCGCCTATCACACGCGGCACGGCGGAGGTCCATTTGTCACTGAAGCGTCCGAGCTTGCATTAGAGTTGCCAGATGCCGTCAACAAAGAACACCCATGGCAGGGCAACTTCCGTGTCGGACATTTCGACATGTTGGCCGCCCGCTACGCGTTGGAAGCATGCGGTCCCGGAGCAATCGATGACCTCGTCATTACATGTCTCGATCGGATATGGAGCAGGGGATCATGGCAGGTGTGCGACGCGTATGATATTGTCGACAACGTGCCAGATGCAGAGCATCTTCTGAAGATCGATCGAGGAATCGTCACGGGGATTAAGGCTCGGAAAGACGCTGAAGGGGCAGAGCACCTTCAGCGCCAAGAAAAGCTTGGCCAGGCACTTCTCAAGTGCAGACCGAAACTTACGACGCATGTCATTCCCTCTGGGAATGCGAAGGAGTCGTTCATTGATCTTTGCGTTTCTACAATACAAAAAAATCTTGGTGTTCCCGTCGCTGCCGTGTCTATCGGTCCGACGGAACAAGATAAAATAGATATTACAAAAGGGCAGTGA
- a CDS encoding ATP-binding protein, producing MAIVMTTKEKPMKDKTAAPVLPKVPPWFTAGVLDKFNRGVSSISSVFLLHGDINCLVPNPEVEDEPRYPYIPLHEFFKRLLSAQEMVIFYDIATGLRFLTPDMEREFRKVAGLQSEEDAAKAAKDAVAAAKAGLAAKRQLPREPELCLPLIEKVLKDMERVAVVIESAHLIVPESTGGALLAAERTHIARLRAWAQDSRVKKRSNIVLLLTDLATKVSGELRQSSARISSVFIPKPTAEERRCYIERQAYGLPEEQEIEAQLSALKKKLPRAKGSAKSETTEEIEGLEERLQEFPPHFEVPEDFDLNAFVNATQGLSLRQILEVFRTAAQAKRPIDLSFVKARKNEILNAEYGSVMEIVEPQWSLNEIGGLEKVKRYFANVIDAITRNEIRLIPQGVTLMGPPGTGKTALGQALAKGARFNFVRMKNARSMWVGQSEERTELQIQGLWALAPVIVMNDEVDLGEANRDSPKGDSGVSERIMRAWMEFLSDPKIRGRILMINCTNRPDRMDAALKRSGRSDDRIALLMPTEVEIASIFTVMFRRYDIPNSVTNFAPFAAMVKGRSGADVEAITLKAFKFAGEMRKDKVDDEALRASIEDFIPSASQTEIDLMTLLAISESSSRRLLPENAREIIEDIKERDLVPGGAEIIAQIEARNIVNGGEAVAVA from the coding sequence ATGGCCATCGTCATGACCACTAAGGAGAAGCCGATGAAAGACAAGACCGCCGCCCCAGTGCTTCCCAAGGTGCCCCCGTGGTTTACGGCGGGAGTGCTCGACAAGTTCAATCGTGGTGTATCGTCTATCTCCTCGGTCTTCTTGTTGCACGGTGACATCAATTGCCTCGTGCCAAACCCAGAAGTAGAAGATGAGCCGCGGTATCCGTATATTCCACTTCACGAGTTCTTCAAGCGCTTGTTGAGCGCGCAAGAGATGGTGATTTTCTACGACATCGCGACAGGTCTTCGTTTTCTCACCCCTGACATGGAAAGGGAGTTTCGCAAGGTCGCGGGGCTCCAAAGTGAGGAAGACGCGGCAAAAGCCGCGAAAGACGCCGTTGCCGCCGCGAAGGCTGGGCTTGCCGCAAAGCGGCAACTCCCTCGCGAACCGGAGCTGTGCTTGCCCCTCATTGAGAAAGTGCTCAAAGATATGGAGCGCGTTGCCGTGGTTATCGAATCAGCACATCTTATTGTGCCCGAGTCGACAGGTGGAGCGCTTCTCGCTGCGGAGCGGACGCATATTGCACGACTTCGTGCGTGGGCGCAGGATTCTCGCGTAAAGAAGCGGAGCAATATCGTATTGCTTCTTACTGATCTCGCGACCAAGGTCTCCGGTGAGTTGCGTCAGTCATCAGCCAGAATTAGTAGCGTCTTTATTCCGAAGCCGACGGCCGAGGAGCGCAGATGCTATATCGAACGCCAGGCGTATGGTCTGCCAGAAGAGCAGGAGATTGAAGCCCAGTTGAGCGCGTTGAAGAAGAAGCTTCCGCGTGCCAAGGGTAGCGCGAAGAGTGAGACAACAGAGGAGATTGAAGGGCTAGAGGAACGCCTGCAAGAGTTTCCTCCGCACTTTGAAGTCCCCGAAGATTTTGATCTCAACGCATTCGTTAACGCGACACAAGGCCTGAGCTTGCGGCAGATCCTCGAGGTCTTCCGTACTGCCGCGCAGGCGAAACGTCCAATTGACCTTTCTTTCGTAAAGGCGAGGAAGAACGAAATCTTGAATGCCGAATATGGGTCAGTGATGGAAATCGTCGAACCGCAGTGGAGCCTCAATGAGATCGGCGGCTTGGAGAAAGTAAAGAGATACTTTGCGAACGTGATCGATGCTATCACCAGGAACGAGATACGTCTCATTCCACAGGGCGTTACCCTTATGGGTCCCCCAGGCACGGGCAAGACTGCTTTGGGTCAGGCTCTCGCCAAGGGCGCTCGTTTCAACTTCGTTAGAATGAAAAACGCGCGGTCAATGTGGGTGGGGCAGTCCGAAGAACGGACCGAGCTTCAGATCCAAGGGCTGTGGGCGCTTGCGCCAGTCATCGTCATGAACGATGAGGTAGACTTGGGAGAGGCAAACCGCGATTCGCCAAAGGGCGACTCCGGTGTCTCGGAACGCATTATGCGCGCGTGGATGGAGTTCCTTTCTGATCCGAAGATTCGCGGGCGTATCCTCATGATCAACTGTACCAACAGGCCCGATCGCATGGATGCCGCGCTGAAGCGGAGCGGTCGGAGCGATGATCGTATTGCGCTTTTGATGCCAACAGAGGTGGAGATCGCCTCGATCTTTACGGTCATGTTTCGCCGATACGATATTCCGAATTCGGTAACCAATTTTGCCCCCTTCGCCGCAATGGTCAAGGGGCGCTCCGGAGCTGATGTTGAAGCGATTACGCTCAAGGCATTCAAGTTTGCGGGTGAGATGCGCAAGGACAAGGTTGATGATGAGGCACTTCGGGCATCGATCGAGGACTTCATTCCTTCGGCGAGTCAAACAGAGATTGACCTCATGACACTTCTTGCGATTTCAGAGTCTTCTTCTCGCAGACTCTTGCCCGAAAATGCGAGAGAGATTATCGAGGATATTAAGGAGCGCGACTTGGTTCCGGGTGGAGCCGAGATCATTGCGCAAATCGAGGCGCGGAATATCGTCAACGGTGGCGAAGCCGTTGCTGTCGCCTAA
- a CDS encoding magnesium transporter produces the protein MEMNSRDRYPEEDVNKESIDHLIEHRTPWLIFGLLGGVLATLIVAKYEAILSADVRLAFFIPIIVYLSDALGTQTETIYVRALAEKKKFSLTKYVLKECAVGFGLGIISAVSLGVFSVVWLESYAIGLTVGLTMLINLSIAPLLALFIPNILYRRHIDPALGSGPTATIIQDLISLLVYFLVASFIIF, from the coding sequence ATGGAAATGAATTCTAGAGATCGGTATCCGGAAGAAGATGTGAACAAAGAGTCGATAGACCACCTTATCGAACACCGTACACCATGGCTCATCTTCGGACTCCTTGGAGGCGTTCTCGCTACCCTGATCGTTGCGAAGTACGAAGCGATCCTTTCTGCAGACGTGCGACTCGCATTTTTCATCCCCATCATTGTGTATTTGAGTGATGCGCTAGGAACGCAGACCGAGACCATCTATGTGCGTGCACTCGCCGAAAAAAAGAAGTTTAGTCTCACGAAATACGTGCTCAAAGAGTGCGCCGTCGGGTTCGGGCTCGGCATTATTTCCGCCGTTTCACTCGGAGTCTTCTCTGTTGTTTGGCTCGAATCGTACGCCATTGGCTTAACGGTGGGGCTCACCATGCTTATCAACCTTTCTATCGCCCCGCTTCTCGCACTCTTTATTCCGAACATACTCTATAGGCGGCACATCGACCCAGCATTGGGGTCCGGGCCCACTGCCACCATCATCCAAGATCTCATTAGTCTTCTCGTTTACTTCCTCGTCGCCAGCTTCATTATTTTTTAG
- a CDS encoding NUDIX domain-containing protein, translated as MSANTRPRVVLVNRCFLGRDDGTWLIIKRSLKDKNNPGKWEVAGGKVDVGQDLSHAQEREVMEETGYLVEPTERQVFVDSFVIGAGQYKGLPYVVIFSITRLVGGTLALSEEHTDHAWVTYAEMLTYDLTSEVRKAAIVLESRLNTSPKETTSEVWTTDGWGRVLVKSVPVIRVRVVRQHRLKVPGFFERVKGHSFRVIHKREGGYDVDLSPLGVQEMGFVYADEVEEIPPKS; from the coding sequence ATGTCAGCGAACACCAGACCTCGTGTTGTTCTCGTCAATCGATGCTTCTTGGGACGCGATGACGGCACGTGGCTCATTATCAAGCGGTCGCTAAAAGATAAGAATAATCCTGGGAAATGGGAAGTTGCCGGTGGCAAGGTGGATGTAGGGCAAGATCTTTCCCACGCGCAAGAACGCGAAGTGATGGAAGAAACCGGGTACCTCGTCGAACCGACAGAGCGACAGGTGTTCGTAGACAGCTTCGTGATTGGTGCGGGGCAGTACAAGGGTTTGCCCTACGTCGTCATATTCAGTATCACTCGGCTTGTCGGTGGCACCCTCGCCTTGAGCGAAGAGCACACCGACCACGCATGGGTTACGTACGCTGAGATGCTTACCTATGACCTCACGTCTGAAGTCAGAAAGGCGGCCATTGTGCTCGAGTCGCGTCTCAACACGTCTCCCAAGGAGACGACATCAGAGGTGTGGACGACAGATGGCTGGGGGCGCGTTCTCGTGAAGAGTGTTCCTGTAATCAGGGTTCGGGTGGTCAGGCAACACAGACTAAAAGTCCCCGGGTTCTTTGAGCGCGTTAAGGGACACTCCTTTAGAGTGATCCACAAGCGCGAGGGTGGATATGATGTCGATCTCTCCCCACTTGGCGTCCAGGAGATGGGGTTCGTGTATGCTGATGAGGTGGAGGAGATTCCGCCTAAGAGCTGA
- a CDS encoding diacylglycerol kinase family protein, protein MNEKRFSLVKRAKSFTHAGRGLWLFLKTTHNAWVHAFVSLFVVSLGFYFHITTTEWALLVLACGLVFVAEAFNTAIEIDMDLTSPEFHPYARDTKDVAAGAVLVSALVAVVIGVLVFGHYIVTAFA, encoded by the coding sequence ATGAATGAAAAGAGGTTCTCTTTGGTGAAGCGCGCGAAGAGCTTCACTCACGCGGGGAGGGGATTGTGGTTGTTTTTGAAAACCACGCACAATGCATGGGTTCATGCGTTTGTCTCTCTCTTTGTGGTTTCCCTGGGATTTTATTTTCACATCACAACCACAGAGTGGGCGCTCCTGGTTCTTGCGTGCGGGCTGGTCTTTGTCGCCGAGGCGTTTAACACGGCAATCGAAATAGATATGGACCTGACCTCTCCGGAATTCCACCCATACGCAAGGGACACGAAAGATGTTGCCGCAGGCGCCGTACTCGTCTCTGCTCTCGTGGCCGTCGTCATTGGGGTTTTGGTTTTTGGGCACTACATAGTCACTGCGTTCGCGTGA